Proteins encoded in a region of the Niveibacterium umoris genome:
- the pmbA gene encoding metalloprotease PmbA yields the protein MATGTGFSFTQDSLREIAADVLRHATTQGASACSVDVSEGWGHSVTVRQGDVDTLEYHRDKGVSVTVYLGQQRGHASTTDFAPQALRDTVAAAVSIARFTASDPAAGLPDADQLAREPRELGLFHPWATDVDTSIDMARRCEEAGFAVSDQVSNSEGASVSTQQSQFVSANSLGFCEGFATTRHGFGCSMIAGEGDGMQRDDWFVTKRDAATLPAPEAVGAYAARRALSRLNARKLSTCEVPVLFEAPLAASLIGHFVTAASGGSLYRRSSFLLDALGEKVFSDVVTLLEDPFIPGGMASGWFDDEGVATARREVVSRGTLNGWFLGSYSARKLGLKSTGNAGGCHNLILQPGKLDLNGLLKKMGRGLFVTELLGHGVNNVTGDYSRGAAGYWVENGEIAYPVHEITIAGNLREMYADIVACGNDMLTRGSKHCGSVLIGNMTVAGD from the coding sequence ATGGCCACTGGAACAGGTTTCAGCTTCACCCAGGACTCGCTGCGCGAGATCGCCGCCGATGTGCTGCGCCATGCGACGACACAGGGCGCGTCGGCCTGCAGCGTCGACGTATCGGAGGGCTGGGGGCATTCGGTGACGGTGCGGCAGGGCGATGTGGACACGCTCGAATACCACCGCGACAAGGGCGTCTCGGTCACCGTGTACCTCGGCCAGCAGCGCGGCCACGCCAGCACCACCGACTTCGCGCCGCAGGCATTGCGTGACACGGTGGCCGCCGCGGTGTCGATCGCACGTTTCACCGCCAGCGACCCTGCCGCCGGCTTGCCGGATGCCGACCAACTCGCGCGCGAACCGCGCGAACTGGGCCTGTTCCACCCTTGGGCAACCGATGTCGACACCTCGATCGACATGGCTCGGCGCTGTGAGGAGGCCGGCTTTGCGGTCAGCGATCAGGTCAGCAATTCGGAAGGCGCCTCGGTCTCGACCCAGCAAAGCCAGTTCGTGTCGGCCAACAGCCTTGGTTTCTGCGAAGGATTTGCGACAACCCGGCACGGCTTTGGTTGCTCGATGATTGCCGGGGAAGGCGACGGCATGCAGCGCGACGACTGGTTCGTGACCAAACGCGACGCGGCCACTCTGCCCGCGCCCGAAGCCGTTGGCGCCTATGCGGCGCGGCGCGCGCTGTCGCGCCTGAATGCACGCAAGCTCAGCACCTGCGAGGTGCCGGTGTTGTTCGAGGCGCCGCTGGCGGCCAGCCTGATCGGCCACTTCGTCACCGCAGCCAGCGGCGGCAGCCTCTACCGCCGCAGTTCCTTCCTGCTCGATGCGCTGGGCGAAAAGGTGTTCTCCGATGTCGTGACATTGCTCGAGGACCCGTTCATCCCCGGTGGCATGGCGAGCGGCTGGTTCGACGACGAAGGGGTCGCCACGGCGCGGCGCGAGGTCGTCTCCCGCGGCACCCTGAACGGCTGGTTCCTCGGCAGCTATTCGGCGCGCAAGCTGGGGCTCAAATCCACCGGCAACGCGGGCGGCTGTCACAACCTGATCCTGCAGCCGGGCAAGCTGGACCTGAACGGTCTGCTCAAGAAAATGGGGCGTGGCCTGTTCGTCACCGAACTGCTCGGCCACGGCGTCAACAACGTCACCGGCGACTACTCGCGCGGCGCGGCCGGGTACTGGGTCGAGAACGGCGAGATCGCCTACCCGGTGCACGAGATCACCATCGCCGGCAACCTGCGCGAGATGTATGCAGATATCGTCGCCTGCGGTAACGACATGCTGACCCGCGGCTCGAAACACTGCGGCTCGGTGCTCATCGGCAACATGACAGTGGCCGGCGACTGA
- a CDS encoding TRAP transporter substrate-binding protein DctP, translating into MERRKFLKSASAGLAVGAAAMPAMAADAPTIKWRLASSFPKSLDTIYGAAETMAKRVAEATGGKFQIQVFAAGEIVPGPGVLDAVKDGTVEIGHTASYYFVGKDPTFAFDTAMPFGLNSRQQSAWMLQGGGLALMRELFKDYGIYNIPCGNTGAQMGGWFRKEIKTVKDFDGLKMRIGGFAGKVIAKLGAVPQQIPGGDIYPALEKGTIDAAEWVGPYDDEKLGFNKVAKYYYYPGWWEGGPQLSVYVNQKQWDSLPKEYKAILEDACMYAHVDMQAEYDAKNPFALKKLAATGTQLRPFPPEVMMASYKAAFELYEETAAANPKFKKIYDQWKKFRDDQILWFGVAESRFDNFLQQQRSGTATKDTGKK; encoded by the coding sequence GTGGAACGTCGCAAATTCCTGAAGTCCGCCAGTGCCGGCCTGGCGGTCGGCGCCGCGGCGATGCCCGCGATGGCCGCCGATGCGCCGACGATCAAATGGCGCCTGGCGTCGAGCTTTCCCAAGAGCCTCGACACCATCTACGGCGCGGCCGAAACGATGGCCAAGCGCGTCGCGGAAGCGACCGGCGGCAAATTCCAGATCCAGGTATTCGCCGCAGGGGAAATCGTCCCCGGCCCGGGCGTTCTGGATGCCGTCAAGGATGGCACGGTCGAAATTGGCCACACCGCTTCGTATTACTTCGTCGGCAAGGATCCGACCTTTGCCTTCGACACCGCGATGCCCTTCGGCCTCAACAGCCGCCAACAGTCGGCCTGGATGCTGCAGGGCGGCGGCCTTGCCCTGATGCGCGAGCTCTTCAAGGACTACGGCATCTACAACATTCCCTGCGGCAACACCGGCGCGCAGATGGGCGGCTGGTTCCGCAAGGAGATCAAGACCGTCAAGGATTTCGATGGCCTCAAGATGCGGATCGGCGGCTTCGCCGGCAAGGTCATCGCCAAGCTGGGTGCGGTGCCGCAGCAGATTCCGGGTGGCGACATCTACCCGGCGCTGGAGAAGGGCACCATCGACGCCGCCGAGTGGGTTGGCCCCTACGACGACGAGAAGCTCGGTTTCAACAAGGTCGCCAAGTACTACTACTACCCCGGTTGGTGGGAGGGTGGTCCGCAGCTGTCGGTGTATGTGAACCAGAAGCAATGGGATTCGCTGCCGAAGGAGTACAAGGCGATTCTCGAAGATGCATGCATGTACGCCCATGTCGACATGCAGGCCGAGTACGACGCGAAAAACCCGTTTGCGCTGAAAAAGCTGGCCGCTACCGGCACCCAGCTGCGCCCCTTCCCGCCGGAAGTGATGATGGCTTCGTACAAGGCGGCCTTTGAGCTGTATGAAGAAACGGCGGCCGCCAATCCGAAGTTCAAGAAGATCTACGATCAGTGGAAAAAATTCCGCGATGACCAGATCCTCTGGTTCGGTGTGGCGGAAAGCCGCTTTGACAACTTCCTGCAACAGCAACGTAGCGGGACAGCCACCAAGGATACGGGCAAGAAATAG
- a CDS encoding TerC family protein, whose translation MATIGTWWMWAGFFVLVLAFILMDLFLLGGRKAHKVGFKEAAGWSVFWVSIAMGFAAALWFWLDTTVGREVANLRVTEFVTGYLIEKSLAVDNVFVWLMIFSYFAVPIEYQRRVLLYGVVGAIVLRTVMIFAGAVLIAKFHWILYLFGAFLIVTGIKMLIVSEGEADLSKNPVLRWMRGHLRITEKIENESFTLVRDGVRWFTPMFVVLVLVEISDVIFAVDSIPAIFAITTDPFIVLTSNIFAILGLRAMYFLLADMADRFVYLKHALALVLLFIGTKMMIVEWYKVPIGVSLGVVAAIITTGVVLSLMATRRSTAKPTQH comes from the coding sequence ATGGCAACAATTGGTACCTGGTGGATGTGGGCGGGTTTCTTCGTGCTCGTACTCGCATTCATCCTGATGGACTTGTTCCTGCTGGGCGGCCGCAAGGCCCACAAAGTGGGCTTCAAGGAGGCGGCAGGGTGGTCGGTCTTCTGGGTGAGCATCGCAATGGGATTCGCCGCGGCGCTCTGGTTCTGGCTGGACACCACCGTAGGGCGCGAAGTCGCCAATCTGCGCGTCACCGAGTTCGTCACCGGCTATCTGATCGAGAAGTCGCTCGCCGTCGACAATGTGTTCGTGTGGCTGATGATCTTCAGCTACTTCGCGGTGCCGATCGAATACCAGCGGCGAGTGCTGCTCTACGGGGTGGTCGGGGCCATCGTGCTGCGTACGGTCATGATCTTTGCCGGCGCGGTACTGATCGCCAAGTTCCACTGGATTCTCTATCTCTTCGGTGCCTTCCTGATCGTCACCGGCATCAAGATGCTGATCGTGTCTGAGGGCGAGGCCGATCTGTCGAAGAACCCGGTGCTGCGCTGGATGCGCGGACATCTGCGCATCACCGAGAAGATCGAGAATGAATCTTTCACGCTGGTGCGCGACGGCGTGCGCTGGTTCACGCCGATGTTCGTGGTGCTGGTACTGGTCGAGATTTCTGACGTGATCTTCGCGGTGGATTCGATCCCGGCGATCTTCGCGATCACCACCGACCCGTTCATCGTGCTGACGTCGAACATCTTCGCGATCCTCGGTCTGCGCGCGATGTACTTCCTGCTCGCCGACATGGCGGACCGCTTCGTTTACCTGAAGCATGCGCTGGCCCTGGTGCTGCTGTTCATCGGCACGAAGATGATGATCGTCGAGTGGTACAAGGTGCCGATCGGCGTCTCGCTGGGTGTCGTCGCCGCGATCATTACCACCGGCGTGGTGCTCAGCCTGATGGCCACCCGACGCAGCACGGCAAAGCCGACCCAGCACTGA
- a CDS encoding TRAP transporter large permease: MDFLIHNIAPIIFLSMVVLLLIGYPVAFSLAATGVIFGLVGIELGLLQPSLFQALPDRIWGVMNNDTLLAIPFFTFMGLILERSGMAEDLLETIGQLFGPVRGGLAFAVIFVGAMLAATTGVVAASVISMGLISLPIMLRYGYDKRLASGVIAASGTLAQIIPPSLVLIIMADQLGRSVGDMYKGAFIPGFTLTGLYVGYVILVTMIRPNWAPALPAEARTIREPNGKSGLLSLAVVVALAIAVAVGFEHWYYANQPDAPTDEKVVLLMASGVILAFLLAVFNKVFKLGLLSRMAEQVTFVLIPPLLLIFLVLGTIFLGIATPTEGGAMGATGALIMAVLRKRLDVKLLKQAMESTAKLTAFVVFILVGARVFSLTFYGVDGHKWVEHLLLDLPGGQVGFLIVVNILVFLLAFFLDFFELSFIVVPLLGPVAEKLGIDLIWFGVLLGVNMQTSFMHPPFGFALFYLRSVAPASVKTTDIYWGAVPFVVIQVIMVALIIVFPGLVTMGLDKKVDVDVDKVQLDIPLDQMNEPDLTPPGADTSAPDLPPPDIPPPESDSAKK; the protein is encoded by the coding sequence ATGGACTTCCTCATCCACAACATCGCACCGATCATCTTCCTGTCGATGGTCGTGCTGCTGCTGATCGGCTATCCGGTCGCGTTTTCGCTGGCGGCTACAGGTGTGATCTTCGGCCTCGTCGGCATCGAACTCGGGCTGCTGCAACCTTCCCTGTTCCAGGCGCTGCCGGACCGCATCTGGGGCGTGATGAACAACGACACGCTGCTGGCGATCCCTTTCTTCACCTTCATGGGCCTGATCCTCGAACGCAGTGGCATGGCCGAAGATTTGCTCGAAACCATCGGCCAACTGTTCGGCCCGGTGCGCGGCGGTCTGGCCTTCGCGGTGATCTTCGTTGGCGCGATGCTGGCAGCGACCACCGGTGTGGTGGCGGCATCGGTGATCTCGATGGGCCTTATCTCGCTGCCGATCATGCTGCGCTACGGTTACGACAAGCGGCTCGCCTCGGGCGTCATCGCTGCGTCCGGCACGCTGGCGCAGATCATCCCGCCTTCGCTGGTGCTGATCATCATGGCCGATCAGTTGGGTCGATCGGTGGGCGACATGTACAAGGGTGCGTTCATCCCGGGCTTCACGCTGACTGGCCTGTATGTCGGCTACGTGATCCTGGTGACGATGATCCGGCCAAACTGGGCGCCAGCCCTGCCGGCGGAAGCGCGCACGATCCGTGAGCCAAACGGCAAGAGTGGCCTGCTATCGCTGGCGGTGGTGGTGGCGCTGGCGATTGCGGTGGCGGTTGGTTTCGAGCACTGGTACTACGCGAATCAGCCGGATGCGCCGACCGACGAGAAGGTTGTTCTGCTGATGGCTTCGGGTGTGATCCTCGCCTTCCTGCTCGCGGTGTTCAACAAGGTGTTCAAGCTGGGGCTGCTTTCGCGCATGGCCGAGCAAGTCACTTTCGTGCTGATTCCGCCACTGCTGCTGATCTTCCTGGTGCTGGGCACGATCTTCCTTGGCATTGCCACGCCGACCGAAGGCGGTGCGATGGGCGCGACCGGTGCGCTGATCATGGCGGTGCTGCGCAAGCGGCTGGACGTGAAACTCCTCAAGCAGGCCATGGAGTCCACCGCCAAGCTCACCGCCTTCGTGGTCTTCATCCTGGTCGGCGCGCGGGTGTTCAGCCTCACCTTCTATGGTGTGGATGGCCACAAATGGGTTGAGCATCTGCTGCTGGATCTGCCGGGTGGCCAGGTGGGCTTCCTGATCGTGGTGAACATCCTGGTCTTCCTGCTTGCCTTCTTCCTCGACTTCTTCGAGCTGTCCTTCATCGTCGTGCCGCTGCTCGGGCCGGTGGCAGAGAAGCTGGGTATCGACCTGATCTGGTTCGGCGTGCTGCTCGGCGTGAACATGCAAACCTCGTTCATGCACCCGCCCTTCGGCTTCGCGCTTTTCTACCTGCGCTCGGTCGCGCCGGCGAGCGTGAAGACCACCGACATCTACTGGGGTGCAGTTCCCTTTGTGGTGATCCAGGTCATCATGGTGGCGCTCATAATCGTGTTCCCGGGCTTGGTCACGATGGGGCTGGACAAGAAAGTCGATGTCGATGTCGACAAGGTGCAACTCGATATTCCGCTCGATCAGATGAATGAGCCCGATTTGACGCCCCCCGGGGCGGACACGTCGGCGCCGGACCTGCCGCCGCCGGACATTCCGCCGCCAGAATCTGACTCGGCGAAGAAGTAA
- a CDS encoding TRAP transporter small permease subunit, with translation MGILLRLSRLIDLLNERVARAAFWLILIVTLISAGNAVVRKLFNMSSNSLLEIQWYLFSGVFLLCAAFALQKNAHVRIDVIYGKFSKRTQMLIDIFGTVFFLFPMAFIILRLSWPVFMTSLTSGETSANAGGLPLWPARLLLPVGISLLILQGFSEIFKRVAFLTGKGPDPTEGIAGPSEEEELAEEIRKMRGLAEGEGK, from the coding sequence TTGGGCATTCTGCTGCGGTTATCCCGCTTGATTGACCTGCTCAATGAGCGGGTCGCGCGCGCTGCGTTCTGGCTGATCCTGATCGTCACCCTGATCAGTGCCGGCAACGCAGTGGTACGCAAGCTCTTCAACATGAGTTCCAACTCGCTGCTGGAAATCCAGTGGTACCTATTCTCAGGCGTTTTCCTGCTGTGCGCCGCGTTTGCCTTGCAGAAGAACGCGCATGTGCGGATCGACGTGATCTACGGGAAGTTTTCCAAGCGCACGCAGATGCTGATCGACATTTTCGGCACGGTGTTCTTCCTGTTCCCGATGGCCTTCATCATCCTGCGACTCTCCTGGCCGGTCTTCATGACCAGCCTCACATCCGGCGAAACGTCCGCGAACGCAGGGGGGCTGCCACTGTGGCCGGCGCGTTTGCTGTTGCCGGTGGGGATCTCCTTGCTGATCCTGCAGGGGTTTTCCGAGATCTTCAAGCGCGTGGCCTTCCTGACCGGCAAGGGACCCGATCCGACCGAGGGCATCGCTGGGCCGTCCGAAGAAGAGGAACTGGCTGAAGAGATCCGCAAGATGCGCGGCCTGGCGGAAGGGGAGGGCAAGTAA
- a CDS encoding histidine phosphatase family protein, with translation MTARICLIRHGETDWNVARRIQGHTDIPLNHTGQEQARLLAQSLADERFDAIYASDLSRARQTAEAVAHRLHMSVRLDPHWRERHYGSFQALTYDEARERYPDAYARFEARVPDADFPGGGESLHVFLERVRKALDRIADAHPGGRVLVATHGGVLDMAHRVATDLPLEKRRDFPISNATVNWLMREDGDWRILVWDERSHLDQALDELP, from the coding sequence ATGACTGCCCGCATCTGCCTGATCCGCCACGGCGAGACCGACTGGAACGTCGCCCGCCGCATCCAGGGCCACACCGATATCCCGCTCAACCATACCGGCCAGGAGCAGGCACGCCTGCTCGCGCAAAGCCTCGCCGACGAGCGCTTCGATGCGATCTACGCCAGCGATCTGTCGCGCGCCCGCCAGACGGCTGAAGCCGTTGCGCATCGTCTGCACATGTCGGTGCGGCTCGATCCGCACTGGCGCGAACGGCACTACGGCAGTTTCCAGGCGCTCACCTACGACGAGGCCCGCGAGCGCTACCCCGACGCCTATGCCCGCTTCGAGGCGCGGGTGCCGGACGCTGACTTTCCAGGCGGCGGCGAGAGCCTGCATGTGTTCCTTGAGCGGGTGCGCAAGGCGCTTGACCGGATCGCCGACGCGCATCCGGGCGGCCGGGTGCTGGTCGCCACGCACGGCGGCGTGCTCGACATGGCCCACCGGGTGGCAACCGATCTACCGCTCGAAAAGCGGCGCGACTTCCCGATCAGCAATGCCACCGTAAACTGGCTGATGCGCGAAGACGGCGACTGGCGCATCCTGGTCTGGGATGAACGCAGCCATCTCGATCAGGCGCTCGACGAGCTTCCCTGA
- the glyA gene encoding serine hydroxymethyltransferase → MFSKQQTLAKVDPELWAAIEAENRRQEDHIELIASENYVSAAVMEAQGSQLTNKYAEGYPGKRYYGGCEHVDVVEQLAIDRLKKVFGADAANVQPNSGSQANQAVLMAFAKPGDTIMGMSLAEGGHLTHGMPLNMSGKWFNVVAYGLNEKEEIDYDAMEALAREHKPRIIVAGASAYSLRIDFERFAKIAKEVGAIFWVDMAHYAGLIAAGFYPNPVPHADVVTSTTHKTLRGPRGGVILMKAEHEKAINSAIFPGLQGGPLEHVIAAKAVAFKEALTPAFRDYQEQVINNARVMARVLGEVRGLRIVSGGTDSHLFLVDLRAKKITGKDAEAALGRAHITVNKNAIPKDPEKPFVTSGIRIGSPAMTTRGFTEIEAERVAHLIADVLDAPTDEAVLARVREEVSALCKKFPVYGA, encoded by the coding sequence ATGTTCTCAAAGCAGCAGACACTCGCCAAAGTCGATCCGGAACTCTGGGCCGCGATCGAAGCGGAAAACCGCCGCCAGGAAGATCACATCGAGCTGATCGCCTCCGAAAACTACGTCAGCGCTGCGGTGATGGAAGCCCAGGGCTCCCAGCTCACCAACAAGTACGCTGAAGGCTATCCGGGCAAGCGCTACTACGGTGGCTGCGAGCATGTGGACGTGGTCGAACAACTGGCCATCGATCGCCTGAAGAAGGTCTTCGGCGCCGACGCCGCCAACGTGCAGCCGAACTCCGGCTCGCAGGCCAACCAGGCTGTGCTGATGGCCTTCGCCAAGCCTGGCGACACGATCATGGGCATGAGCCTCGCCGAAGGGGGCCACCTGACGCACGGCATGCCGCTGAACATGTCGGGCAAGTGGTTCAACGTCGTTGCCTACGGCCTCAACGAAAAGGAAGAGATCGACTACGACGCAATGGAAGCGCTGGCGCGTGAGCACAAGCCGCGCATCATCGTTGCCGGCGCGTCGGCCTACTCGCTGCGTATCGATTTCGAACGCTTCGCCAAGATCGCCAAGGAAGTCGGCGCGATCTTCTGGGTCGACATGGCGCACTACGCCGGCCTGATCGCCGCCGGGTTCTACCCGAACCCGGTGCCGCACGCCGACGTCGTCACCTCGACCACGCACAAGACCCTGCGCGGCCCGCGCGGTGGCGTGATCCTGATGAAGGCCGAGCACGAAAAGGCGATCAACTCCGCCATCTTCCCCGGCCTGCAGGGCGGCCCGCTCGAGCATGTCATCGCCGCGAAGGCGGTGGCCTTCAAGGAGGCGCTGACGCCTGCGTTCCGCGACTACCAGGAACAGGTCATCAACAACGCCCGTGTGATGGCACGCGTGCTGGGCGAAGTGCGCGGTCTGCGCATCGTCTCCGGTGGCACTGACAGCCACCTCTTCCTGGTCGACCTGCGCGCCAAGAAAATCACCGGCAAGGATGCCGAGGCCGCACTGGGCCGTGCGCACATCACCGTCAACAAGAATGCGATTCCCAAGGATCCGGAGAAGCCCTTCGTCACCAGCGGCATCCGTATCGGCTCGCCGGCGATGACCACCCGCGGTTTCACCGAGATCGAGGCCGAGCGCGTCGCGCATCTGATCGCCGACGTGCTCGACGCCCCGACCGACGAGGCCGTGCTGGCCCGCGTGCGCGAAGAAGTGTCGGCGCTGTGCAAGAAGTTCCCGGTGTACGGCGCGTGA
- the nrdR gene encoding transcriptional regulator NrdR: protein MKCPFCSTPSTQVTDTRENDEGDIVRRRRRCLACDKRFTTYERIELRMPQVVKRNGSRTEYDHEKLRASMKLALRKRPVTAESVDSAISRIEEKLLSLGEREIPSEKLGELVMRELRKLDKIAYIRFASVYRNFEDAEEFSEVIRELSARAPTRARKPKAGE from the coding sequence ATGAAATGTCCCTTCTGCAGCACGCCGTCCACGCAGGTTACCGACACCCGTGAGAACGACGAAGGCGATATCGTCCGCCGCCGCCGCCGCTGCCTTGCCTGCGACAAGCGTTTCACCACCTACGAGCGGATCGAGTTGCGCATGCCGCAGGTCGTCAAGCGCAACGGCAGCCGCACCGAATACGACCACGAGAAGCTGCGCGCCAGCATGAAACTCGCGCTGCGCAAGCGGCCAGTAACTGCGGAAAGCGTCGATTCGGCGATCAGCCGCATTGAGGAAAAGCTGCTCTCGCTGGGCGAGCGCGAGATCCCGAGCGAGAAGCTCGGCGAACTGGTGATGCGCGAATTGCGCAAACTCGACAAGATCGCCTACATCCGGTTCGCCTCGGTGTATCGGAACTTCGAAGACGCCGAGGAATTCTCGGAAGTCATCCGCGAACTCAGCGCCCGCGCGCCGACCCGCGCCCGCAAACCCAAGGCCGGCGAGTGA
- the ribD gene encoding bifunctional diaminohydroxyphosphoribosylaminopyrimidine deaminase/5-amino-6-(5-phosphoribosylamino)uracil reductase RibD, whose amino-acid sequence MSFSGDDHRYMARALQLAERSRYITSPNPRVGCVIVRDGSIVGEGWTQPAGQNHAEVQALADAAARGEDVRGATAYVTLEPCSHFGRTPPCADALVRAGLARVVSAMEDPNPLVSGNGLRRLNEAGIETASGLLAGEARELNAGFVSRMTRGRPWVRVKIAASADGRTALANGQSQWITSAAARRDVHHWRASACAVLTGIGTVLADNPLLTVREVETTRQPIRIVVDARLDTPPDAAMLGCGTVWIACADDTGPRADALRAAGAELIRCPAVDGRIDLAALMPLLGERHINELMVEAGARLSGGVISARLADEILLYLAPCLMGDTARSLATLPQIPSMADVPRMRWMDVRKMGEDLRLVLRP is encoded by the coding sequence GTGAGTTTCAGCGGCGACGACCATCGCTACATGGCGCGCGCCCTGCAGTTGGCAGAGCGCAGCCGCTACATCACCTCGCCCAATCCGCGCGTCGGCTGTGTGATCGTCCGCGATGGCAGCATCGTCGGTGAAGGCTGGACACAGCCTGCAGGCCAGAACCATGCCGAGGTCCAGGCACTTGCCGACGCGGCGGCGCGCGGCGAAGACGTCCGTGGTGCGACCGCCTACGTCACGCTGGAACCCTGCAGCCACTTCGGCCGCACCCCGCCTTGCGCCGATGCGCTGGTGCGCGCCGGTCTCGCCCGCGTCGTGTCGGCGATGGAAGATCCGAACCCGCTGGTCAGCGGCAACGGGCTGCGCCGCCTCAACGAAGCGGGCATCGAAACCGCCAGCGGCCTGCTCGCCGGCGAGGCGCGCGAACTCAATGCCGGATTCGTCTCGCGCATGACGCGCGGGCGCCCCTGGGTGCGCGTGAAGATCGCCGCATCGGCGGACGGCCGCACGGCATTGGCCAACGGGCAGAGCCAATGGATCACCAGCGCCGCCGCGCGACGCGACGTGCACCACTGGCGCGCCAGTGCCTGCGCGGTGCTGACCGGCATCGGCACCGTTCTGGCGGACAACCCCTTGCTCACGGTGCGCGAAGTCGAGACCACGCGCCAGCCGATCCGAATCGTGGTGGATGCACGGCTCGATACGCCGCCGGACGCCGCCATGCTCGGCTGCGGCACCGTCTGGATCGCCTGCGCCGACGACACCGGCCCCCGCGCCGATGCCTTGCGGGCTGCAGGCGCGGAGCTGATCCGCTGCCCTGCCGTGGATGGCCGCATCGACCTCGCCGCGCTGATGCCGCTGCTGGGCGAACGCCACATCAACGAACTGATGGTCGAAGCGGGCGCGCGGCTGTCCGGCGGCGTGATCAGCGCGCGACTTGCCGACGAGATCCTGCTCTACCTTGCGCCCTGCCTGATGGGCGACACCGCGCGGAGTCTCGCCACCCTGCCGCAGATTCCGTCGATGGCGGACGTCCCGCGAATGCGCTGGATGGATGTGCGCAAGATGGGTGAAGACCTGCGGCTCGTCTTGCGCCCTTAG
- a CDS encoding HesA/MoeB/ThiF family protein, with amino-acid sequence MNDEQLLRYSRHILLPEIDIAGQAAICKARVLVVGAGGLGSPAALYLASAGVGTIVLADGDEVDLTNLQRQILHTQATVGEAKVASGARALNALNPEVSVVAVQARLEGDVLDRAVAEADLVLDCCDNFATRHAVNRACVRYRKPLVSGAAIRFDGQVSVFDLRRDDAPCYHCLFPEGEALEELRCAVTGVFAPLTGIIGTTQAAEALKLLAGCGEALVGRLLLLDALAMRWREVRYPRDPGCLMCGSRGV; translated from the coding sequence ATGAACGACGAACAACTGTTGCGCTACTCCCGCCACATCCTGCTGCCGGAGATCGACATCGCCGGACAGGCTGCGATCTGCAAGGCGCGCGTCCTGGTGGTCGGCGCCGGGGGGCTCGGTTCCCCTGCCGCGCTCTACCTCGCTTCGGCAGGGGTCGGGACGATCGTGTTGGCGGATGGCGACGAGGTCGACCTGACGAATCTGCAGCGCCAGATCCTGCACACGCAAGCGACGGTGGGCGAGGCGAAGGTGGCATCCGGCGCCAGGGCGCTGAATGCACTGAATCCGGAGGTCAGCGTCGTGGCCGTTCAGGCCCGGCTGGAGGGTGATGTGCTCGATCGGGCTGTCGCCGAGGCCGACCTGGTGCTCGATTGTTGCGACAACTTCGCAACGCGGCACGCGGTGAATCGCGCCTGCGTGCGTTACCGCAAGCCGCTCGTTTCCGGCGCTGCAATCCGCTTCGATGGTCAGGTCAGTGTGTTCGACCTGCGCCGCGACGATGCCCCCTGCTACCACTGCCTGTTCCCCGAAGGCGAGGCACTGGAAGAGTTGCGCTGCGCAGTGACAGGAGTGTTCGCGCCGCTCACCGGCATCATCGGCACGACCCAGGCGGCCGAAGCGCTCAAACTGCTCGCCGGCTGCGGCGAGGCGCTGGTCGGGCGCTTGCTGTTGCTCGATGCGCTGGCGATGCGCTGGCGCGAGGTGCGCTATCCGCGCGATCCGGGTTGTCTGATGTGCGGGTCGCGTGGGGTGTAG